TACTCAACACAGATGAAGGCGCTCGTCATTTAGGTGAAGTCGCTTTAGTTCCTGATCCATCTCCTATTTCTCAATCTGGTATCACTTTTTATAATACTTTGTTTGATGAAAATGCTTCTAACCATTTAGCCTTCGGCTCCGCTTATGCATTCAATGTTAAAGGCGGTACTGAAATGACTGAAGAAGAATTAGAAAAAGTAGGACTAAACCGTAGCCAAACACACGTTGATTTCATGATCGGTTCAGATCAGATGAATATTGATGGTATTCGGGCAGACGGCACGAAAGTTCCGATTTTCCGTAATGGTGATTGGGCATAAGAAGTCATTTGACTTTTAATACTACTAACAAATCGATACTAAAAAAAACCTGTGAAGCGCACATTGGCTTCACAGGTTTTTTTAGTTTAATATGGGAAATAAAATTCTACTGTATAACCGATCGTTTTCAACCCTTGTGTAATTTTATAAATATCACAAGAAATAGCTTTACGGTTTTTGTCATTAAATACTGATACTGCGTACGCTTCAATTGATTTAGCATCTTTAAATAGTTTCATTCCATTTTTTAAGTAGGAATTTGGTACACCTAATTTTTTAGGATCTAGTTCACCAGCGTATTTTTTATTTTCTCTATAAGATGTCTTCCCAGAAGTATTGATGGTTAAATAATTTTTCTTAGGTACTAATTTGACTTCGATTGCTTCTAAGCGATAAGAATATTTTGATGTTCCAGCAGGAAGTCCGCCTTTTTCCCAGCCCATCCAGCCAAATTCTTGCGCATGGACACGATAAAATACATCATAAACTTGATCTAATTGACCAGTCAATTTAATTTGGATCGCTTCTAGACGTTTCTTTTGACCAGAAGTTCCTGATGTTTGGCCGTTCTTTTTCCAAGCTTGCCAACCAATATCTTGTACGTGTGTACGATATTGGATGTCACCCGTATAACCAGAGTTTACCTTTAACTGAATTGCTTCTAATCGTTTTTTCTGTCCAGATGTACCAGAAACTTGTGCGTTTTTCTTCCATCCTTGCCAGCCGATATCTTGTACATGCGTGCGATACGTAACTTCTGGTACCCCAGCAGCACGAGCAGTAGCTGGTGCCGCAGCTGGCGCTACAGAATCCTCTAAAACGCTCTCACTTTCAAAGTTACCATACGGAGTAATGCTGATTTCCTCTTCCGCATGAGCAGAAGATGTACCAAAAATAGCAGCTCCAACTAAACCTAACAACAATAGACTTACCTTTTTCATTTTCTCACATTCCTTTCTTTGTAACATCATAATTATATAATAGTTACTCATTATATTACAATAGTCATTTAACACAAATTATCCAATTTCTCATATTTATTTTGTGTAAAATGAATAAAATAAAAAAATAAACACATAAGTTTGAGAAATAACCTTCGAATCAGTAAACATACAAAAAGTCGAGATACCTTATTAATAAAGTATCTCGACAAAATCCCAAAGATACCCCTGACCAAAAATTGACCCTTAGAAGCAAAACTAACCGATTTTTACATAATACCTCACACTATCATTAAATGTTAAGAAATACTGTCTATTACAGGGGGTTCGAGCGATTCAAGTCGCATTTGATATCTTCTGGTTTTATGTCTAACTCCCCTGTTTTATGATATCCAATTAGCAAATTCTTAACAATGTACTCAATTATCTTTGGATTTGAAATATTCATTTGTGGAAAAAATCTATTGAGAAAGGCGTTCACATTAATTTGAGCGTCTCTTTCTATATGTATTTATTGAACGCTTGAAGAATTATCTGACTGAAAACCTGTAACAGTTGAATACTGAAATGGTTCGCTCGGATATTCCTACTAGTTCTATTGTCAACAGCTTTCAAGTATGGAGTGTGACATAGATCAATGAAAATGCCCTTGATAAGGAAACCAAAGTTACACAGCTTTCCCAGTTTGAGCTTACTTTGCAGAAAAATGACAACTGGGAAATAATAATGGCATAGTTTCTATATAAAATTATTTTTACTATCTTAACTAACGAATTGAAAGATGATATAATTTAACCAAAAATTTTCTAAGGAGGGATGAATATGCATTTAATTGATTTTATGAATGAAGATATTAAAAAGAAGCTTATTAAAAAAACGTATAAAAAGAAAGAGACTATTCTTTTTGCTGAGCAAGAAAATGAATATGTCATTCTTATGATTGACGGTATTGCAGAAGCATTCATCTTAAATCTGAAAGGAAACATCTCAACTATTCATCTTTATAGAAGTGGTAGTTTTTTTGGAGAAATGGAACAATTTAATGATGGGAAAAAACCCGTTGAAATTGTCGCTTTCACAGATTGTAATGTATATAAACTTCATAGAGATGATTTTTTAAACTGGTTAAAGGGAGATTTTGAAGCTACAAAATTTCTGATTCGAGAAATAACTAGTAAATTAGTTGTAAATGCTGAATTAATTGAAGAATTATCATCTTTAAGTGTTAAAGAACGACTTCTGAGGTGTATATCCTTACACTATTATAGAAGTGAATTAAATTTGCTTACAAAAAAACAGCTTGTTAGCGAAGTAAACGCTCCAATTAGAAGCATTAATCGTGCTATAAATGAATGTGTCCAAGAACATCTAATTGCTTATGAAAACAAAAGATTTAGTGTAATTAATCAGCGAGAGGTATTAAAGAATCTTCCTACAACATAAGGATAATTTCAAAAAAGAGAGCGGGACAAAACTAAAAATTAGTTTTGATTCGCTCTCTAAACCCGAATAAACGGCGAGAAAAAAGCAAATCCTTCGGAAATAAGCCGAAACTCACAAAAATTTGAAGAGCAATTTTCGTGAATTCCTTCTTATTTCTCGGAGCTAAACACTTTTGTCTCAGCCTCTTTTTTATTTTGGGTCAAACGACCTAGATTAGTTGGTGTAACCCTTCTATAATTATTTTGAAAGTAACAGTAAGGAGGTTAACTATGAATGATATTTTAAGTAGAATTTCAAATAAAATTGGGGATAAGAATATAGTTGATAAGTTATCAGCTCTATCAAAATCAGATTTAAACTCACTTCTATTAGAAGTGTTTGATAGACAAGCAAATACTTTGACTGTAACTGATATCCTAAAGTCATACCAGCTAAATAGATTTACTATCCCTAGCAGTATAGACCCAGAAGAATTTCATACTTTGGAATCAAAATTATTAAGAAAAGCACGCAATATGGATATCAAGACGACTATGCTTTCTCCCTCTGCTCCATTAGGTAGCTGCAGCGTTTTTGGCTCCGTAGATCAATATAACGTAGTAAGTGCTCTACGAGGGACAGAAACACTTTCAGACCCCTCAAATATGTTGGCAATAATTATTGCTGATAAATTAAAAAGAAAAGAAGAAAATAATAGCATACCTATCCACATAGCTACTACTGCTAGGGCAGTAAGAGCACAAAATTTTGTAGGTAAAGGTATATATTCACATTTTGGCTTATATTGTATGGTTTCATCTGGTATAGATACAGGGTCTTACACTTGTGAAAAAATGTTGTTAGAAAAGCACTTAAACTATTATAAAGATCTATTAAGTGAAATAGAAAATGTTCGTTTCTCTATTATTCTACGAAAAAGAAACGGATACAAAGATAATGACGGATTTCTCGACAGAATGGTTGAAACTATCAAACTTATTTTTCCTAATATAGAGTTATCCATTCATAATGATGATGTTGATAATAATTATTATCAAGGTATCAATTTCAAATTATCGGTCAAACAAGGAAATGAAACCGTTGAAATAGTTGACGGTGGATTTGTTGACTGGACTTATCAAATGCTTGGAAATAAAAAAGAACGCTGTTTGATAAGTGGTATCGGCTTAGAAAGATTTCTTGTAGCTATTTCATAAAAGGAGGAGAAAAATGGAACTTATAGAGTGGAATTATGCTTATATTACCGATTTAGTTGAGTTTGCGAATGATAAAGAAATTGCAAAGAATCTTCGTGACAACTTCCCCCACCCTTATACAGAGCAAAACGCTAGAGATTTTATTCGTTTTTGTTTGGCAACTCCAGATGTTAAACAACTTAGCTACGCTATTTTTTATCAAGAAAGGGCTATTGGAAGTATCAGCCTAACTTTTGAAGAAGGTACCTCTATTAATAAAAATGCTGAATTAGGTTACTGGCTTGCTAGGAACTATTGGGGCAAAGGGATAACAACAAATGCAGTAAAAGAAATATGCAAAATTGCCTTTGAAAAATACAATCTTAACAAAATTCATGCTAATGTATATTCCTACAATAGAGGGTCAAGTAAAGTATTGGAAAAATGTGGTTTTAAGATTGAAGGATACTGTCACAATTCCATAATAAAGAATAAAAACATGATTGATTGCCTTATATATAGTTTAATTCGACCGCAATAACATTTATTAGAATTAACCTACTTTTTAATAACAGAATAAATTTTTATCCTCTATTGAATATTCCTAGAAAGACAACTCACTAAAACTATATAAAAAGCCTAAAACCCTTTATAAATAAAGGGTTTAATCATAACTTATGACGTCCACGAGAGGATTTGAACCTCCGACCCCACGCTTAGGAGGCATGTGCTCTATCCAGCTGAGCTACGTGGACCTATCATTAGCAAATATTCAATTTTACCCCTCTAGGGAGAATGTCACATTCCCCTTAAGAGGGGTCTGTTATCCCCATTTAATTACAAGGGCAAACTTCAATTAATAAACATTCAATATCCAGTCTCTTAAAAATTGAATAAGCTACTATTTAAGCTGCTAGACTATAGAAATCTAACAGATGTTCTCATCCTTCAACGAAAACACCTGTTTTTATTTTAAAAGTCTTTCCAATCGATGTCAACACCTAGAACATTCCAGTTAAGTTAATCAATTTATGCTTAGAAATATTCTTCTAAAACTGGTTTCCCTTTCACTAAACGGTTCTCTAATGCTTGTAGTTGCTCTCTATCGCCACTCACTTTTTCGTAAAACAATAAATCCTCACTAGTACGATAGCCCATAAACAACTGAGTCCACGCTTGAATCGAACCTCTAAATCCTGCTAATGCACCTTTTTTCTCCGTACATTTTTTTGCCGTTCCTTGACCGGTTTCATCGATCACTAGCTTCCATATTCCTTCATTCCAAGCTCCATAACGATCTTCTATCTCAAAATAATAAGTCTCTTTTTCTCCCGACTTAAAAGGATACTTGCTTAAAAAGGCGTCGATCGAGACGATTCTTCCCATCATAAAAGGCGTAAGCTTCATATCAACGAGAGGAGCTGGCATCAAATGACTTACATCTTGTCCTGTTTGTCCTGTTTCAAAATAAAATTCTTGAGAAGAACCACTATGAGAACCAATAAAGCCGACAAGTGCTTGGCATGCCTGATAGGACAAATAGCCCCATTCTTTAATCGTAAAACGAGCTGCGCTAGATTGATACACCAAATAACCAGTAGGTGTTCCCTGCTCATCTTCATAGACTGCAAATAAATTTTTTTCATCAGAGCCTAAACTATAGTCCAGCCACCAATCTTCCCGAACCATGCCTCCACGCTGATTTTTCTCTAAGCCCGCATAAATAGTTTGGCAAATAGGTTTGATCTCTTCAAAATTTACTCGCTTCATCTTTCCTGAGCCGACTTTTACGTTTGGCCAGTTTTCCGCTTTGACTGTGTAGCTAATTTGTTCAAATAGCTGCTCGAACCCGTACTTACGATAAAAAGGATATGAAAATGGTGCCAAATAGGCCAATGACACTCCCTGATCCGCTAAATCAGCTAATAATTTGGACATGATTGCTGAAATACCACCTTGCCCCCGATATTCAGGATAAGAAGACACACAGCCAATTCCCGCCATTTGATGAACCGTTCCATGGAAATCAACAGTGAAAGGTGTCGAAATCACCTGACTCATTAATTTTTCTTCTGAAAAACAACCATAATTTTGTGAATGTGCAACGATTTGTTTAAAATGTTCTTTTCGTTTTTCTGTTGTCTCTGCATTGAATGCATAAGCTGCTAAGTCAAACATTTCATTTAATTCTTTTATACCGATTTGACGAATTTCTTTTTCCACATCATTTCACCCCAACTAAAGTAAACTTCATTTTCATTGTACTCCAAGTTAAATCTAGGCACCAGAAAAAAAGAAAATAGATGTGAAGCAAAACGGATCAACCGTTTGCTTCACATCTAATTGTTTTATTCTTCCGGTTCGCCTAAACTTGGGTCCATTTTATTCGCAGCAATAACAAACGGCGCCCAAATCACAAATGCCACAGCTAGATTGACGATAGTCAGAACGATCGCACGCCAGTCACCTGCGGTTGCTAAGAAGCCGCTGATGATCGTCGGCATCACCCAGATCACATTTACGACCACTGGATTGACCAAGCCGGCCATCGTTGCAAAATAAGCAATTGTAGCTGTTGCTAATGGTGCGACGATAAACGGAATCAGCATGATCGGATTCAGCACGACTGGCATCCCAAACATTACAGGCTCATTGATATTGAACAGCCCTGGGCCGACGCCAAGCTTTCCGACCGTTTTGTAGTCCGCACGCTTAGATAGAAGTAAAATCGAAATGATCAAGACCAACGTAACACCAGCTCCACCCGGCCAAACAAACGCTTCAAATGAACCAGCAACCCACTTGTACGGAATTTCTTGTCCTTGCTGGTACGCATTGGTATTATCGACCATCGCTACACCATAGATCGATTGTAAAACAGGTGACATGATGTTTGTACCGTGTAAACCAAAGAACCACAGTACATGGACAAGCAGTACGATCAAGAAGACTGCTCCATACCCTTGAGACAAGCCGATCAATGGCGTCTGAATGGATTCAGAGATCCAGTCGATCAATAGTTTCCCAGTGATTTTTTCAAAGATATGATAAATCATTGCAGATACATACAACGCAACGATTCCTGGAATAATAGCAGCAAACGCCTTTGATACTGCCGGCGGTACTGAATCAGGCATTTTGATAATAATGTTTTTCTTCATCAATTTCGCAAAAATAATAACAGAGATAAACCCAAAAATCATTGCTGTAAACAAACCTGTTCCGCCCATATACTTACCAAAAGGGAAATACCCCCAAGCGCCAGCTTCGATCGCCGATACGCCATCAACTGTATTGACAGTTGCTCCGGCATCTGTGAAAAGTTGTGTAATATTTTTTGGCAATTTCTCAGCTAAAGTAACGGTCGTTGTTGCACTTTGCGGCAAGCCAATAAAGAAAGCTGCTAACGAAACTAACATTCCTGATAAAACATCAACATCATAGGCTCTTGCAACATTACATCCCAACGAAGCCGCAAAAACAACCGCCATAATGGCTAATGTTCCCGTCCAAACTAACCCGTTGACTGCGATTACAGGTGTAAAAAATGTTGTAATCCCATTCCCTTCACCCAAATATGTGTTTGGAAAATCACGCATGAACGCATTTAGCAACACTGCAATTGCCCCCGCCATCGTCACTGGCATCATCCCAATAAAGGCATCTCTCAGTGCAACTAAATGCTTCTGCGAACCGATCTTCGCAGCTACCGGTAAAATATACCTCTCCATCCAAGCTGTTAATCCATTCATTCTTTTCTTCCTCCTAAACATTATTTATTTAAAAAGTAACTACTTTTTAAAACAAATCCCCAACCTCAAAATACTCAACGAAAGATAACAACAATATAACTTTACATTCTTATAATAAGCAATTAGTATGCCAAAGTGATCTAGACCAAAACAACCTATAAAATCGCTCTATATATAAAGCGCTTTCTTTTTACACTGTGTAAAATAATAATGCACAGTGTATTTTTTGTGTGTAAAAAGTGCACAAAAAAAAGAGCGTCTCTATGACACTCTTACTCAATATGATTGTTCCATCATTTTTAACATTTTATTGAACTGACGTTTTTTAAAGAACATCATGATCGTTCCAACTGCTGCATCATTGATTTTTTGTAAAAACCCGTAGGATTCCATTTTCTCAATATAGTGAATCTCACAAGATTTGTCATCCAGCGGCTTGATATCATATTGAACTAAAAAGTCATTTTTGGTTGTAGACGTTCTAAAATGGTAAGCTGTATTCTCAACTACTTTTTCGACTTTGATGCGTGCCCGACTATTCTTTGAGAATTGTTTGACATATTCAAAATTGTTTAGTTGTTTTCTTGTTAGGCTTTTACCAGTATGTTTGCGTACGTCAAACAAAACAGAATCCATGACTTGGCCATAAAAAACAGATGCTGGAATATTTAATGTTTTTACGATTTCCATTATCGTTTCACCTCGTTATTCTCTTTCTTATTTTGCTCTTCTTTCTTTTTTCCTTTAAAGAAAAAGTATCCTCCGACTGCGACTAAGAAAATTCCTGTCGTCATACTTAACAAATCATACGTCATCGATGCAGGATTTAGCGCATATAAGATGATCAATGAACCGATACTGCATACAAATAAGCCATTCCTTACCATTTTACATCCATCCAATCTTTTTTAAACTGCTGCTGCCTGGAAGTATAAGACACCGCCCCAAGGTTGCGCTTTGATCAATTCTTTCGCTTTCTTAGCTGCTTCTTCTTTGTCTCCAGTTACTTCAAACACTAATTTGATTCCTTGTTTTTGACTAAACTTATACGTGAAATCTCCACCATCATAACTTTCTAATAATGCTTTGATTTCTTCTTGCTGCATTGCGCTTGCGATTGTAATCATGTTAACCTCTCCCTTTTAAACAATGAAGCAGCTGCTTTCACTTAGTAAAAGTGAAAGCAACATGCTATTTAATTTTTCTTCTTACAGATCTGTTGGTTCCATCTTATTCGCTGCAATAACGAATGGTGTCCAGATCAAGAATGTTACGACCATACACACAAGGGTAACTACTGGTGCACGCCAGTCTGCTCCTGTTGCTAAGAATGAAAGCAATAGCGGCGGTACAACCCATGTTACTTGTTGTGATACAGGTGCTACTAAACCGAAGTATGTTGCTAACCAACCGATTGTAGTTGCTACTACTGGCGCAACCAAGAATGGTACAAACATGATTGCATTCAATACGATCGGTAAACCAAACATGATTGGTTCATTGATGTTGAAGATACCAGGTCCTAATGACAGTTTACCTACAGTTAAGTAGTCTGCACGTTTAGAGAATAACAGGATCGCAATGATCAGAACGATCGTTCCGCCAGATCCGCCGAACCATGCAAATGCGTCAAATGAACCACGTACCCACATATACGCTTTTCCATCATCAATGGCTTTCAAGACCGCTGGTGTACCAGTTAAGCCTTTGTAGCCTTTTTGGAAAATATCGATATTGATCAATTGTGCTTGTCCCCAGATACCTTCTAATACTGGTGCCAATACGTTTGGACCATGGATACCGAAGAACCAGAAAATTTGTACAAAGATCGTTACGATCAACACTGCGCCGATTCCTTGAGATAGGCCCAAGAACGGTTCTGCAATATATTTTTGAACTAGATCGATGATCAATTGTCCATCTGTTAATTTACCTACGACAAAGTTAATAATTGCGATAACATATAATGCGATCGTTGCTGGTAAAATCGCAGCGAACGCTTTTGATACTGCCGGCGGTACTGAATCAGGCATTTTGATCGTGATGTTCGCCAACATTAATTTACAGAAAATGATAACTGAAATTGCTCCCATGATCATTACTGTGAAGTATGCATTTCCGTTTAAGTGGTCAAGTTTCAACCAACCCCAGCCGCCTGCTGTTAAGCCTTCAGCTGTTGCTGACCAACCAGTTGTTGCTGAGTTTTCATTGATCGTGTTCATCAACTCTTTAGGAATAGCTGTTTCTAATGTATTAGAATAAGCAAAAGCAATCCCTTGAATCAATGTAGCTAAACCAACGATACCACCCGCTAGGTCGTTTACTTTGTATGCTCTAGCTAAATTATAGCCCCAAGAAAAGGCAAAAATCAAACCGGCAATCGCCAACGTCCCATTCCAAACAAATCCGTTGATCCCAATAATGACATTAATAACTGCGAAGAATCCTTTGTCTGCAGCAAGGTTTGCTGCATAGTCTGAGAAGAATTGCTGCGGCAGATCACGAATGATCGCGTTGATCATAACGGCGATCGAGCCGGCCATTGTTGCTGGCATTGTACCGATAAAAGCATCACGTAACGCAACTAAGTGTTTTTGTGCACCGATTTTACCAGCTACCGGCAGAATGTACTTCTCCATCCAGGCTGTTAATCCATCCATTTTTTGTTCCTCCTATAAATAATATTTATTTAAAGAGTAAACTACTCTTCAAACCCGTTTGACTGAAGTCCCGTTCAAAAAACTCCAATGTCTACTTTCTCCCGTTCAAAAAAGAAAATAAAACAGTTTATTCGTTGTCCATACGACGATACAAATCGATGATCTCTTTCGCTAAATCTGTAAACGCAATCGATGTCATCAAGTGATCTTGACTATGAACCGTTAATAATGTGACTTGAATATGATTTCCTTGCGCTTCTTGCGTCAGCATTCCTGTTTGAGAATGATGGGCTTGCACCAAAGATTCCTCTGCATCCGCGATTTTTTGATCTGCCAACTCAAAATTTCCAGCTTTCGCTGCGGCAATTGCTTCCATTGCATCACTCTTAGCATTACCGCCATACATGATCAAGCCCATAACAGCTTCTAAATTTTGTTGATCTTCCACTTTTTATTAACTCCGTTCATCGATTATTTTTTCTTGCTTATTTATCCATTAAAGCGATTGCTTGATCCAATACCTTTTCACCGTTCATCATACCGTAGTCTGACATGTTGATCACATCTAATGGAATTCCTTTTGGTTCTAATTTTTGTTCAAATTGTGATTTCATGAAACGAACTTGCGGGCCTAAAAGTAATACGTTTACATCTTTCGCCTCTAAATTATTGTCTGCATCTGACGCTGAAACCGCAAAGATATCAGCTTCCATTCCACGTTCTTCTGCTGCCTTTTGCATTTTTGTTACTAATAAGCTTGTGCTCATTCCTGCTGAACATACTAACATGATTGTTTTTTTAGCCATTTTCTGACACTCCTTCTAAGTTGTTTGTTGTACTTACACTTTTATATAAAGCAAAAAGCGTGCCAAAAATTGTATAGACCAAAACCAGTAATATCAAGGTTTTGGTCTATACGTTTTGTGTACACACTAATTCTTTTCGGTTACACTGTATAAAATGTGTGCGTTTTCTTTGTTGTATCTAAGGCGTTTGAAGCGATTTCAATATTTGCACTTATATTTGTTGTTTAGATTGTATCACTACTTATGTGTCTCCTAATAAATTCAGATCGTAATTTTGACGCTTTAATGAATGCTGAGACTGATCATCTCTTCAAAGCAGAACTGGAAATATTTTGACCTATTGAAAATGATCGTTTTATTCTCAATGTATCCTTTTTGACTTTCATCACTCCTATTTGCACCTCTATTAAAACATCCACTCATTCAAAAAATAGTCACATGGTAACTAGTAATATACAATGTTCTTTTTTTCCGCTCTCCATTATGATCTTTTTTGATAAGCTACTCTAAAACTGCTTGATTTCTTTTACTAACCATTGTTTGTAGTATCTAAATTGTTCATTCGTGTGAAAAAAGTTTTCACCATCAATTAACATATTTAGCTTAATTGATACTTATATTCTTTTTCATACACAAAACCTCTTCATTCTAATTCTTATCTTTTCTAGTCCTTTTTGAAAACTATTGACATAGTTTTTTCAGTCAAATCAAATTTTTTTATTTGTTCTTCCGTTGCATCGCTATAACTAGAATCATTATTTTTTATTAAATAAGGACTACAGAACATCTTGCCTGTCGTTTCTTCTAAGAAAATCGAATAGAACTCTGAAATAAAATGGTTCTCCTGATGTGGAACGAGTTTATAAATATTTCCATTTTTATACAGATAGTCGCCTAATTTATGTTTTCCCTTCATCTTTGAATCTCTCCATTTAATTCTTTTTGTAAAAAAAACTAGATTCTCTATGCGTATCTCAATAGAACTCTTCTCACCAAGTTCTATCCAATTTATCTGAATAATACATTATCGCTTTTTGATAAGCTTTGATTTCTTTGTCTCCAGAAGTTGTGGCAATCAAACGCAACAAAATTTCCATGCCTTCTGAATACTGATTCAAGTTATATAACGCCATTGAATAAAAAACTTTAAGAGCATTATTATTTGGAAACTTTTCGATCCCACTCTTTAATGTTTTTGCGGCTAAATCATAATTGCCCAATGTTCTATATGTACTACCTAGACCAAGAAATGCCCCTTCTAAATCGGTACCTTCTAAACCATTCTTGATTGATTTTTCGTAATAATACACTGCTTCGGACTCTTTTTCTAAGAGATCAAAACTCCAAGCAATCTGATAGTTTAAATAAGGATCATCCTCTTCATTTTTTAATAATTCCAATAACAACTGGTTAGATTTTTCTAGTTTTCCTTCTTCTCTAAACTGTAGAGCAGCATTTATATTGTTCTTCATTAGTTACCTCCTTGCTATTGTTTTTGATATTATCTTTTTAATTTGCTAAATTTTCTTCTAAACTACTGACCTACGGCTCTTTTGGCAACTGTATATTTTTGTTTTTTTAAAGTCGGTATACTGCTTTTTGTTCGTTCATCACTATATTGAACTAATACAAGTTCATGTATGCCTTCTGTAACTGCATTAGGTACTTTTTGCAAATTAAGAGTTTCTTTGGAATCAGTTAAATTTAGCTTGTCCAACAATTGACCATCTGCATATATATATGAAATCATACTTCCATCTATGCCTTCTGTTTCTATTTTTATTGGCGTTTGTTCTGTGTCTTTATCATATCTAATAACTACTTCAGTTCCCTCTTTAGAATTTCCCTGATCACTTGAAATATTAAATTTCCCTTCTCCCAAATTAGACATATGGGCAAATATATTACTTTCTTCAGTTGATTCTACTTCTTTTGTATTGAGATTACTTTCCGAACTACACCCCATCAAGAAAACGAACCCAATAAGAATTACGATCATTTTTTTCATTTTAAAACAATTATCTTTACGCAAATAGATTGCCACCTTTCCTTTACTATACCTTTTTAAACCAGCTGTTACATTTACTTTATCTCATAACCACTGATTAATAACAACTCACGATGATCAAAAAAAGAGAGAGTATGTGGATCAATAATCTATTCTCATTTATCTTGAAAATAGATTTTACTATTCTTTTCATAAATTAATAGATAAATTTATTTATGCAATACGAAATACTATTTTTTCAAAGATCGTTACATACAAAAAGGGTTGAGCCAATAGTCATTTAGGTTCGATTTTAAGGAAATTGCCAAAGAACCTGACTTTTGACCATTATTTATTAAGAATTAGAGTGCGAAACAAAACAGATTTTTAGTTTGAAGTGCGCCCTAATTTATCCACAATAGGATCCTATCAGTTCCAATAAAAAAAAGCCACACGAGGTGGCTTTAATTATTTATGCTTTATGGATATTAACAGCTTGCATTCCACGTTGACCTTCTTCAGTATCAAATGTTACTGCTTGGCCTTCGTCTAGTGTTTTAAAACCATCTGTTTGAATAGCTGAAAAATGAGCAAACACGTCTTGACCATCTTCTCCTGTGATAAAACCAAAACCTTTGTCTGCATTAAACCATTTTACTGTACCGTTGTTCATATATATTCCTCCTGATGCATATCTAGTATGCTAATTGTTGCAATAAATATTTGATAAGCAAAAGTAAGAATTATATTATTTATGTATAACACTATAATTTACGTTTCAAAATCGATTACTTATGTAGTATAACACAAAAATGGATCGAATGCTTGATTTTCTATTAGCAGTGCATTTATTC
This sequence is a window from Enterococcus wangshanyuanii. Protein-coding genes within it:
- a CDS encoding Ig domain-containing protein, giving the protein MKKVSLLLLGLVGAAIFGTSSAHAEEEISITPYGNFESESVLEDSVAPAAAPATARAAGVPEVTYRTHVQDIGWQGWKKNAQVSGTSGQKKRLEAIQLKVNSGYTGDIQYRTHVQDIGWQAWKKNGQTSGTSGQKKRLEAIQIKLTGQLDQVYDVFYRVHAQEFGWMGWEKGGLPAGTSKYSYRLEAIEVKLVPKKNYLTINTSGKTSYRENKKYAGELDPKKLGVPNSYLKNGMKLFKDAKSIEAYAVSVFNDKNRKAISCDIYKITQGLKTIGYTVEFYFPY
- a CDS encoding Crp/Fnr family transcriptional regulator, which gives rise to MHLIDFMNEDIKKKLIKKTYKKKETILFAEQENEYVILMIDGIAEAFILNLKGNISTIHLYRSGSFFGEMEQFNDGKKPVEIVAFTDCNVYKLHRDDFLNWLKGDFEATKFLIREITSKLVVNAELIEELSSLSVKERLLRCISLHYYRSELNLLTKKQLVSEVNAPIRSINRAINECVQEHLIAYENKRFSVINQREVLKNLPTT
- a CDS encoding GNAT family N-acetyltransferase, which codes for MELIEWNYAYITDLVEFANDKEIAKNLRDNFPHPYTEQNARDFIRFCLATPDVKQLSYAIFYQERAIGSISLTFEEGTSINKNAELGYWLARNYWGKGITTNAVKEICKIAFEKYNLNKIHANVYSYNRGSSKVLEKCGFKIEGYCHNSIIKNKNMIDCLIYSLIRPQ
- a CDS encoding GNAT family N-acetyltransferase, with the protein product MFDLAAYAFNAETTEKRKEHFKQIVAHSQNYGCFSEEKLMSQVISTPFTVDFHGTVHQMAGIGCVSSYPEYRGQGGISAIMSKLLADLADQGVSLAYLAPFSYPFYRKYGFEQLFEQISYTVKAENWPNVKVGSGKMKRVNFEEIKPICQTIYAGLEKNQRGGMVREDWWLDYSLGSDEKNLFAVYEDEQGTPTGYLVYQSSAARFTIKEWGYLSYQACQALVGFIGSHSGSSQEFYFETGQTGQDVSHLMPAPLVDMKLTPFMMGRIVSIDAFLSKYPFKSGEKETYYFEIEDRYGAWNEGIWKLVIDETGQGTAKKCTEKKGALAGFRGSIQAWTQLFMGYRTSEDLLFYEKVSGDREQLQALENRLVKGKPVLEEYF
- a CDS encoding PTS sugar transporter subunit IIC, encoding MNGLTAWMERYILPVAAKIGSQKHLVALRDAFIGMMPVTMAGAIAVLLNAFMRDFPNTYLGEGNGITTFFTPVIAVNGLVWTGTLAIMAVVFAASLGCNVARAYDVDVLSGMLVSLAAFFIGLPQSATTTVTLAEKLPKNITQLFTDAGATVNTVDGVSAIEAGAWGYFPFGKYMGGTGLFTAMIFGFISVIIFAKLMKKNIIIKMPDSVPPAVSKAFAAIIPGIVALYVSAMIYHIFEKITGKLLIDWISESIQTPLIGLSQGYGAVFLIVLLVHVLWFFGLHGTNIMSPVLQSIYGVAMVDNTNAYQQGQEIPYKWVAGSFEAFVWPGGAGVTLVLIISILLLSKRADYKTVGKLGVGPGLFNINEPVMFGMPVVLNPIMLIPFIVAPLATATIAYFATMAGLVNPVVVNVIWVMPTIISGFLATAGDWRAIVLTIVNLAVAFVIWAPFVIAANKMDPSLGEPEE
- a CDS encoding DUF3284 domain-containing protein — protein: MEIVKTLNIPASVFYGQVMDSVLFDVRKHTGKSLTRKQLNNFEYVKQFSKNSRARIKVEKVVENTAYHFRTSTTKNDFLVQYDIKPLDDKSCEIHYIEKMESYGFLQKINDAAVGTIMMFFKKRQFNKMLKMMEQSY
- a CDS encoding DUF3188 domain-containing protein is translated as MVRNGLFVCSIGSLIILYALNPASMTYDLLSMTTGIFLVAVGGYFFFKGKKKEEQNKKENNEVKR